In Hahella sp. KA22, one genomic interval encodes:
- the sctS gene encoding type III secretion system export apparatus subunit SctS, which translates to MTEADVIQYTTEALMLVLILSMPPILVATFTGVLVSLLQAVTQIQEQTLGFAVKLVAIVATLYLTARWLGIEMYQYTVLVFDAIPDVAG; encoded by the coding sequence ATGACCGAAGCCGACGTTATTCAATACACCACGGAAGCGCTGATGCTGGTGCTGATCCTTTCCATGCCGCCGATCCTGGTGGCGACCTTTACCGGCGTGCTGGTCAGCCTGTTGCAGGCGGTGACGCAGATCCAGGAACAAACCCTGGGGTTCGCGGTGAAGCTGGTGGCCATCGTCGCCACCCTTTACCTGACCGCGCGCTGGCTCGGCATCGAGATGTACCAGTACACGGTGCTGGTGTTCGACGCGATTCCCGATGTGGCCGGTTGA
- the sctT gene encoding type III secretion system export apparatus subunit SctT — MNIELISHTLFVFFMSSVRMLAMFMMLPFLSKQALGGAMIRNGVVASFSLITYPLVEHGLDAQTLDGLHLLLIIVKEVGIGLAMGFVLVMPFWAIESVGFFIDNQRGATMASALNPLSGSQTSPLGILLTQSLVTLFFISGTFLLMLYALYKSYAVWPVFAFFPSLSLDGPGFFLAQLDTLMRLTVLLGAPVVIVMFLTEFGLALISRFAPQLNVFILAMPLKSAVGLALLCVYAGFVIHYFSELLADIDGLLQPLFNLLS, encoded by the coding sequence ATGAATATTGAACTGATCTCCCACACGTTGTTTGTGTTCTTTATGTCGTCCGTGCGCATGTTGGCGATGTTTATGATGCTGCCGTTTCTGTCCAAACAGGCTCTGGGCGGCGCGATGATCCGCAACGGCGTGGTCGCCAGTTTTTCCCTCATCACCTATCCGCTTGTCGAGCATGGACTGGACGCCCAGACTTTGGACGGGCTGCATCTGCTGCTGATTATCGTTAAAGAAGTCGGCATTGGCCTGGCGATGGGATTTGTACTGGTGATGCCGTTCTGGGCTATCGAATCGGTGGGCTTTTTCATTGATAACCAGCGCGGCGCCACCATGGCGAGCGCGCTAAACCCGTTGTCCGGATCGCAAACCTCTCCGTTGGGGATTCTGCTGACGCAATCGTTGGTTACCCTGTTCTTTATCAGTGGGACGTTTCTGCTGATGCTCTATGCGCTGTACAAGAGCTACGCGGTCTGGCCTGTGTTTGCATTTTTCCCTTCTCTCTCACTGGACGGCCCTGGCTTCTTCCTGGCGCAACTAGACACCTTGATGCGCCTTACCGTGCTGCTGGGCGCGCCGGTGGTGATCGTCATGTTCCTGACCGAGTTTGGCCTGGCGTTGATCAGCCGCTTCGCGCCGCAACTGAACGTGTTCATCCTGGCGATGCCGCTGAAAAGCGCGGTGGGACTGGCGCTGCTGTGCGTCTACGCAGGCTTTGTAATCCATTATTTCAGCGAGCTGCTGGCGGATATCGACGGTCTGCTGCAACCGCTGTTCAACCTCTTGTCTTGA
- the sctU gene encoding type III secretion system export apparatus subunit SctU, translating into MSEKTEKPTPKKLRDARKKGQVAHSKELVSTAMMIAMYGLLFASGYSLVEALQSLIDLPPRFYGQPFEEALQAVLNGVFEKSLDILLPFILLVIVTAVVANVGHVGPLFAMESVKFDLKKIDPVEGVKKLFSVRSLVELLKSIVKILFLSILIYWVITSNLNDISKLPHCGSDCIMSFIGHLMLQLAMVSMFAFVIVAVLDFLYQKHEHQKQLRMTKDEVKREYKDAEGNPEVIGQRKQIHREMLDGGMISQIKKASVIVTNPTHIAIGIYYDGDKRSLPTVIIKAKNTTAQRVKKIAAKEGIPIMENIPLARALYAQAELENYIPSELIEPVAEVLKWVAGLES; encoded by the coding sequence ATGAGCGAAAAGACCGAGAAGCCAACCCCAAAAAAACTGCGCGACGCCCGCAAAAAAGGCCAGGTTGCGCACAGCAAGGAGCTGGTGTCCACCGCCATGATGATCGCCATGTACGGACTCCTGTTCGCTTCCGGTTATAGTTTGGTGGAAGCGCTGCAAAGCCTGATCGATTTGCCCCCACGCTTTTACGGTCAGCCCTTCGAGGAAGCATTACAGGCGGTGCTGAATGGTGTGTTCGAGAAGAGTCTGGACATCCTGCTCCCTTTTATCCTGTTGGTGATCGTCACTGCGGTGGTCGCTAATGTCGGGCATGTCGGCCCGTTGTTCGCCATGGAGTCGGTCAAGTTCGATCTTAAGAAAATTGACCCGGTGGAAGGCGTCAAGAAACTGTTTTCAGTACGGAGCTTGGTGGAACTGCTCAAGTCCATCGTAAAAATCCTGTTCCTCTCCATCCTGATCTACTGGGTGATCACCTCCAATCTCAACGACATCAGCAAACTCCCCCACTGCGGATCAGACTGCATCATGTCCTTTATCGGCCACCTGATGCTGCAACTGGCGATGGTGTCCATGTTCGCGTTTGTGATCGTAGCGGTGCTGGATTTTCTTTATCAGAAGCACGAACACCAAAAACAACTGCGCATGACCAAGGATGAAGTGAAACGGGAATATAAAGACGCTGAGGGCAACCCGGAAGTCATCGGCCAACGCAAACAGATTCACCGTGAAATGCTGGACGGCGGCATGATCAGCCAAATCAAAAAAGCCTCCGTCATCGTCACCAACCCCACCCACATCGCCATCGGCATCTACTACGACGGCGACAAACGCAGCCTGCCAACCGTCATTATCAAAGCCAAAAACACCACCGCCCAAAGAGTAAAGAAAATCGCCGCCAAAGAAGGCATCCCAATCATGGAAAACATCCCCCTTGCCCGCGCCCTATACGCCCAAGCCGAACTGGAGAACTACATCCCTTCAGAGTTGATAGAGCCGGTGGCGGAAGTGTTGAAGTGGGTGGCTGGGTTGGAGAGTTAG
- the sctR gene encoding type III secretion system export apparatus subunit SctR, translating into MTLPDPFYLTLGLAGIALIPFFAVMATSFVKIAVVLGLLRNALGIQQIPPNMALYGLSIILTAYIIAPVGISAYNELSRQPISLENTQELKALVDTASQPYKAFLQRHGSEDEQTFFHETAAEIWPEDVAKGLEKDSFFVLIPAFTASELTSAFEIGFLIYLPFLAIDLIISNILLAMGMMMVSPMTISLPFKLLLFVLMDGWTRLIHGLVLAYQ; encoded by the coding sequence CTGATCCTTTTTACCTGACCCTCGGGTTGGCGGGCATCGCTCTGATCCCGTTCTTTGCGGTGATGGCTACGTCCTTCGTGAAGATCGCCGTAGTCTTAGGGTTACTGCGTAACGCTTTAGGCATCCAGCAGATCCCGCCGAACATGGCGCTCTACGGGCTGTCCATCATCCTGACCGCCTACATCATTGCGCCGGTGGGCATCTCTGCTTACAACGAACTCAGCCGTCAGCCGATCTCCCTGGAGAATACGCAGGAGTTGAAAGCGCTCGTGGACACCGCTTCGCAGCCTTACAAGGCGTTTCTGCAACGGCACGGCTCGGAGGATGAGCAAACGTTTTTTCATGAGACGGCGGCGGAAATCTGGCCGGAAGACGTCGCGAAAGGACTGGAGAAAGACAGCTTTTTTGTGCTGATTCCCGCCTTCACCGCCAGCGAACTGACCAGCGCCTTTGAAATCGGGTTTCTGATTTATCTGCCGTTTCTGGCGATCGACCTGATCATCTCCAACATCCTGTTGGCCATGGGCATGATGATGGTCTCCCCCATGACCATCTCCCTGCCCTTCAAGCTGTTGTTATTCGTGCTGATGGACGGATGGACGCGTCTTATCCATGGGCTGGTGCTCGCCTATCAATAG